The Microterricola viridarii genome segment AGGAGCACGGTATGAAGAAGGTTGACGTCTTCGTCAAGGGCCCGGGTTCGGGTCGCGAGACGGCGATTCGCTCGCTTCAGGCCGCAGGCCTCGAGGTCGGCTCCATCAACGATGTGACGCCCCAGGCTCACAACGGATGCCGTCCCCCCAAGCGTCGCCGCGTTTAACTAGCACTCTTCGCCTCAGCCTGAGCCTGTCTGGCCCCTTCGGGGGCCCGGCAGGCTCGGGCCGTGGAAAGTTCCTTACACAATTCAAAACTGCCGGGCCAGCTACCCGGTCGACAACGCAAGTGTCATATAGCGGACACTTAGCCGAAAGGAATCAATAGTGCTTATTGCACAGCGTCCAACGCTCACCGAAGAGAACATTTCCGAATTCCGCTCACGGTTCGTCATTGAGCCTCTCGAGCCCGGTTTCGGTTACACCCTCGGCAACTCGCTTCGCCGCACCCTGCTTTCCTCGATCCCCGGCGCTGCTGTCACCAGCATCCGCATTGATGGCGTTCTTCACGAGTTCAGCACCGTTCCCGGTGTGAAGGAAGACGTCACCGAGATCATCTTGAACATCAAGGGCCTTGTCGTCTCTAGCGAGCACGACGAGCCCATCACCGCTTACCTGCGCAAGCAGGGCGCCGGTGAGGTCACCGCCGCTGACATCTCGGCTCCGGCCGGTGTCGAGGTGCACAACCCCGAGCTCGTTATCGCGACGCTCAACGACACCGCCAAGTTTGAGCTCGAGCTCACCATTGAGCGTGGCCGTGGGTACGTGTCTGCTACGCAGAACCGCAACGAGTACTCCGAGGCTGGCCAGATTCCGGTCGACTCGATTTACTCGCCCGTGCTCAAGGTGACCTACCGCGTCGAGGCAACTCGTGCCGGTGAGCGCACTGACTTCGACCGCCTCGTGGTCGACGTCGAGACCAAGTCTGCCATCAGCCCGCGCGATGCAATCGCATCCGCTGGTCGTACGCTGACCGAGCTGTTCGGCCTCGCTCGCGAGCTGAACACCGCCGCTGAGGGCATCGAGATCGGGCCGGCTCCCGTCGACGCCGTCCTCTCGAGCGAGCTTTCGATTCCGATCGAAGACCTCGACCTCTCGGTGCGCTCGTACAACTGCCTCAAGCGCGAAGGCATCAACAACGTGAGCGAACTGGTCGCCCTCTCGGAGACCCAGCTCATGAACATCCGCAACTTCGGTCAGAAGTCGGTGGATGAGGTCAAGGACAAGCTCGTAGAGCTCGGCCTGTCGCTCAAGGACTCCGTTCCTGGATTCGACGGCGCTCACTTCTACAGCGGCTTCGAAGACGAGACCAACTAGCGTTTTCGCGCTACCCGCGGCTCGTCGCAGAGCTTCCCACCACATTTGATACTGGAGACATAGAAAATGCCTAAGCCTACTAAGGGCCCCCGCCTCGGAGGCGGTCCGGCACACGAGCGCCTCATGCTCGCTAACCTGGCTGCTGCCCTGTTCACCCACAAGTCGATCAAGACGACCGAGACGAAGGCCAAGCGCCTGCAGCCCGTCGCCGAGCGTTTTGTGACCTTCGCCAAGAAGGGCGACCTGCACGCACGTCGTCGCGTTCTGGCCAGCATCGGCGACAAGTCCGTCGTGCACGAGCTGTTCACCGTGATCGCCCCCCAGGTCGCTGAGCGCGATGGCGGCTACACCCGCATCACCAAGCTCGGTTTCCGCAAGGGTGACAACGCCCCCATGGTGCAGATCGAGCTCGTTCTCGAGCCCGTCGTCGCCAAGCCGAAGTCGGCCAAGAAGGCCGCTGCTGCTGCAGCTGCCGAGGCTCCCGTCGAGGCACCGGCCGAGGCCGTTGTCGAGACTGAGGTCGTTCACGCTGAGGAGACCGTCGAGGTCGTCGAGGCTGAGGCCACCGAGGCTCCGGCCGAGGAGAAGGCTGCCGAATAAGGCGCCTCGCTTCATCTGATTCAGCCGAAGGGCCCCGCACACTGTGCGGGGCCCTTCGTCGTCCCCGCGCCGGCCAGGGGGTTGGCGCCGTGAGCCTGCCCTAGGGTGGGAGGCATGAGCGCCACGGACACGTCGACGTCACTCTCGCCATTGAGCCAGCGGGTTGGCGCACCGACCGAGCTGCCGGCGCCGCGGCACCCCGAGGTGTCGCTCTGGCGGCCCGCGACGCTGGACGACCTCGACGGGGTCGCCGCGTTGCAGCGCGAGATCGACAACGCCGACCACCCGGACTGGTTCACCACCCGGGAAGAGATCGCCGCGAATCTGCAGGCTGATCACATCGACGCCGCCAGGGACACGCTTGTGGCCCTCGGCCCGGACGACGCCGTGCTGGCCTATGGGGTCGTGGCCGAGGCGCCCGGCGCCGGTGAGCGCGTGCAGGTGT includes the following:
- a CDS encoding DNA-directed RNA polymerase subunit alpha, coding for MLIAQRPTLTEENISEFRSRFVIEPLEPGFGYTLGNSLRRTLLSSIPGAAVTSIRIDGVLHEFSTVPGVKEDVTEIILNIKGLVVSSEHDEPITAYLRKQGAGEVTAADISAPAGVEVHNPELVIATLNDTAKFELELTIERGRGYVSATQNRNEYSEAGQIPVDSIYSPVLKVTYRVEATRAGERTDFDRLVVDVETKSAISPRDAIASAGRTLTELFGLARELNTAAEGIEIGPAPVDAVLSSELSIPIEDLDLSVRSYNCLKREGINNVSELVALSETQLMNIRNFGQKSVDEVKDKLVELGLSLKDSVPGFDGAHFYSGFEDETN
- the rplQ gene encoding 50S ribosomal protein L17, producing the protein MPKPTKGPRLGGGPAHERLMLANLAAALFTHKSIKTTETKAKRLQPVAERFVTFAKKGDLHARRRVLASIGDKSVVHELFTVIAPQVAERDGGYTRITKLGFRKGDNAPMVQIELVLEPVVAKPKSAKKAAAAAAAEAPVEAPAEAVVETEVVHAEETVEVVEAEATEAPAEEKAAE